From one Gemmatimonadaceae bacterium genomic stretch:
- a CDS encoding type II toxin-antitoxin system HicA family toxin — MKRVDLIRHLDKHGCRLLREGGGHSIYLNPTLRKISTVPRHREVKELLARKICRDLEIPAP; from the coding sequence GTGAAGCGCGTTGACCTGATACGGCATCTGGATAAGCATGGCTGTCGTCTTCTTCGAGAAGGCGGTGGCCATTCGATTTATCTGAATCCGACGTTGCGCAAAATCTCAACCGTTCCGCGCCACCGCGAGGTGAAGGAACTCCTTGCGCGCAAGATTTGCCGCGACCTTGAGATTCCCGCACCGTGA
- a CDS encoding type II toxin-antitoxin system HicB family antitoxin, translating to MQFEFTAIFREAPEGGYVAFVQELPGANTQGETLDEARENLREAVGMVLAANRALAEEDLGAGKVIRERLRLPA from the coding sequence ATGCAGTTCGAGTTTACCGCGATTTTCCGGGAGGCTCCGGAGGGCGGGTACGTCGCATTCGTTCAGGAATTGCCTGGAGCCAATACGCAGGGCGAAACGCTGGATGAAGCGCGGGAGAATCTGCGCGAGGCAGTCGGGATGGTACTGGCAGCGAACCGGGCTTTGGCAGAAGAGGACCTCGGGGCCGGGAAGGTCATCCGGGAGCGATTGCGGCTGCCGGCGTGA
- a CDS encoding pitrilysin family protein, with translation MTIRKVLLSATAAALAACATTPPTAPPATAQAPRQLIHVEQFTLANGMKVIFHVDRSDPVVAVSLNAHVGSSREVTGRTGFAHLFEHLFFLESENLGKGGLDAMSARIGGSGANGSTSRDITDYLQTVPNDALEKMIWAEADKIGFFINTVTEPVLAKEKQVVKNEKRQSYDNQPYGHTSTVISENLYPAGHPYSWEVIGSLADLDAATLADVRDFYRRWYVPNNVALVIAGDFDTAQARRWVEKYFGEFPRGGDIPPLEPRPATLPATKKLFHEDNFARLPELTIAWPSVPALHPDSYALQILFDLLTDGKETPLHATLVDEQKLTSAVNAFGDHAKLAGESYISVRGFAGIDLDRVAAALEQGFARFEREGINAAALDRAKTAREVRFYDQIGSVLGKASRLARYDLYAGTADFADTDIARLRGVTAADVMRVYRAYIKDEPYVATSFVPKGAVELALEGSIRANVAEEAIVQGAEQAVDASAEATYARTPSTFDRTVEPPSGAKPAVVVPTIWTAELANGMKVYGIQDDELPVARFELAIEGGRLLDDISRPGAANLLARMLLRGTARRTPAELEDALKSLGADISISVRNEHFVVTGRTLTRTFEQTIDLLEEILLEPRWDAEELALQKAAVTSLIQSRKVQPNAIAARAFDVVTYGEGHIFSRNPLGTETSVASLTMDDLKRFHSNNLAPNVASFRVVGFVEQPRVQAALQDLGSKWQRRSVFIPVYPAPQAPAASKIYFYDVPGAVQSIFAFGYPAPARADADFYPATAMNYILGGGGFASRFTQQLREGKGYTYGIRSGFFGGIRHGTFEITSGVRANVTLEAAELVRQILAEFGPTFSEADLEVTRSALTKGRARTFETPAAKLNYLAAIADYGLPVDYPQREQAVIEGLTVAQVRDLAGRYVRPGAMTFVVVGDAATQAKRLEALGFGAPVMINDLVGRLDK, from the coding sequence ATGACAATAAGAAAAGTGCTCCTCTCAGCGACGGCGGCTGCTCTCGCCGCCTGCGCAACTACGCCGCCGACGGCGCCCCCTGCAACCGCGCAAGCTCCGCGGCAGCTCATCCACGTCGAGCAGTTCACCCTTGCGAACGGGATGAAAGTCATCTTCCACGTGGACCGCTCGGATCCCGTGGTCGCCGTCTCGCTCAACGCGCACGTCGGCTCCTCGCGCGAGGTGACGGGACGCACGGGCTTCGCCCACCTCTTCGAGCATCTGTTCTTCCTCGAGTCGGAGAACCTCGGCAAGGGCGGGCTCGACGCGATGAGCGCGCGGATCGGCGGGTCGGGCGCGAATGGCTCGACGAGCCGCGACATCACGGACTACCTCCAGACGGTTCCGAATGACGCGCTCGAGAAAATGATCTGGGCGGAAGCGGACAAGATCGGCTTCTTCATCAACACGGTCACCGAGCCGGTGCTCGCCAAGGAGAAGCAGGTCGTCAAGAACGAGAAGCGGCAGTCGTACGACAACCAGCCCTACGGTCACACCTCGACGGTCATCTCGGAGAACCTCTACCCGGCGGGACACCCGTACAGCTGGGAAGTGATCGGCTCGCTCGCGGATCTCGACGCGGCGACGCTGGCCGACGTGCGGGACTTCTACCGCCGCTGGTACGTGCCGAACAACGTCGCGCTCGTGATCGCCGGGGATTTCGACACGGCGCAGGCGCGCAGATGGGTGGAGAAATACTTCGGCGAGTTCCCGCGCGGCGGCGACATTCCGCCGCTGGAGCCGCGACCGGCCACGCTGCCCGCGACGAAGAAGCTGTTCCACGAGGACAACTTCGCGCGCCTCCCGGAGCTCACGATCGCCTGGCCCTCGGTTCCGGCGCTGCACCCGGACAGCTATGCGCTGCAGATCCTGTTCGACCTCCTCACGGACGGCAAGGAAACTCCGCTGCACGCCACACTCGTGGACGAGCAGAAGCTGACGAGCGCGGTCAACGCGTTCGGCGACCACGCCAAGCTCGCGGGCGAGTCGTACATCTCGGTGCGCGGGTTCGCGGGCATAGACCTCGACAGAGTCGCCGCCGCCCTCGAGCAGGGCTTCGCGCGATTCGAGCGCGAAGGCATCAACGCCGCCGCGCTCGACCGGGCCAAGACCGCCCGCGAAGTGCGCTTCTACGACCAGATCGGGAGCGTGCTCGGGAAAGCGTCGCGCCTCGCGCGCTACGACCTGTACGCCGGGACGGCGGACTTCGCCGACACCGACATCGCGAGGCTCCGCGGTGTGACCGCGGCCGACGTGATGCGCGTGTATCGCGCGTACATCAAGGACGAGCCGTACGTCGCGACGAGCTTCGTGCCGAAGGGCGCCGTCGAGCTGGCGCTCGAGGGCTCTATCCGCGCGAACGTCGCGGAGGAGGCGATCGTCCAGGGTGCGGAGCAGGCGGTGGACGCGAGCGCCGAGGCGACGTACGCGCGCACGCCTTCGACCTTCGACCGGACTGTGGAGCCGCCGAGCGGCGCGAAGCCCGCGGTCGTCGTCCCGACCATTTGGACGGCGGAGCTGGCGAACGGAATGAAAGTGTACGGCATCCAGGACGACGAGCTGCCCGTCGCGCGCTTCGAGCTGGCGATCGAGGGCGGCAGGCTGCTCGACGACATCAGTCGTCCCGGCGCCGCCAATCTGCTCGCGCGGATGCTGCTGCGCGGCACGGCGCGGCGGACGCCCGCCGAGCTGGAGGACGCGCTGAAATCGCTGGGCGCGGATATCTCGATCTCCGTGCGCAACGAGCACTTCGTCGTGACGGGCCGGACGCTGACGCGCACCTTCGAGCAGACGATTGATCTATTGGAAGAGATCCTGCTCGAGCCGCGCTGGGACGCGGAAGAGCTGGCGCTGCAGAAGGCGGCGGTGACCAGTCTGATCCAAAGCCGGAAGGTTCAGCCCAACGCGATCGCCGCGCGCGCGTTCGACGTCGTGACGTACGGCGAGGGGCACATCTTCTCGCGCAATCCGCTCGGCACGGAGACGTCGGTCGCTTCGCTCACGATGGACGACCTCAAGCGCTTCCACTCGAACAACCTTGCGCCCAACGTCGCGAGCTTCCGCGTTGTGGGATTCGTGGAGCAGCCGCGCGTGCAGGCCGCGCTGCAGGATCTCGGCAGCAAGTGGCAGCGGCGGAGTGTGTTCATCCCCGTCTATCCCGCGCCGCAGGCTCCGGCGGCGTCAAAGATTTACTTCTACGACGTGCCCGGCGCGGTGCAGTCCATCTTCGCATTCGGTTATCCCGCGCCCGCGCGCGCGGACGCGGACTTTTATCCGGCGACCGCGATGAACTACATCCTGGGTGGCGGCGGCTTCGCGTCGCGATTCACCCAGCAGCTGCGCGAAGGGAAGGGGTACACCTATGGTATCCGCTCGGGATTCTTCGGCGGGATCCGCCACGGCACGTTCGAGATCACGAGCGGCGTCCGCGCCAACGTCACGCTGGAAGCCGCCGAGCTGGTGAGGCAGATCCTCGCCGAGTTCGGCCCGACTTTCTCGGAGGCCGATCTCGAGGTCACCCGGAGCGCGCTCACCAAGGGACGCGCGCGCACGTTCGAGACTCCGGCCGCGAAGCTCAACTACCTGGCGGCCATCGCGGACTACGGGCTGCCGGTGGATTACCCGCAGCGCGAGCAGGCGGTGATCGAGGGGCTGACAGTCGCGCAGGTGCGGGACCTCGCCGGCCGGTACGTACGGCCAGGTGCGATGACGTTCGTCGTCGTCGGCGACGCGGCGACGCAGGCGAAGCGGCTGGAAGCGCTCGGCTTCGGCGCGCCGGTCATGATCAACGACCTGGTGGGACGGCTGGACAAGTAG
- a CDS encoding DUF4926 domain-containing protein, with the protein MTFRELDTVVLDRDLPEHDLRRGDLGAVVHRHGSDAYEVEFVRASGQTQAVISLQAADIRSVHDGDLPAVRAVPPRSFTAQ; encoded by the coding sequence ATGACTTTCCGCGAACTCGACACAGTGGTACTCGACCGCGACCTGCCGGAGCACGATCTCAGGCGCGGAGACCTCGGCGCAGTCGTGCATCGGCACGGATCGGACGCTTATGAGGTGGAGTTTGTGCGCGCCTCAGGACAGACACAGGCGGTGATCTCCTTGCAGGCCGCGGATATCCGATCCGTCCACGATGGCGATCTTCCCGCTGTCCGGGCCGTCCCGCCTCGGTCGTTCACTGCACAGTAG
- a CDS encoding DUF4145 domain-containing protein, with translation MPTQTREGPKSDDQGKEVRLSCSACNRETTHTIVRSAEYVGNYEDGDFGVTGWDEYQVVECKGCQAMSFRHSSRDTEDASYDPYTQQEVLHERVAVYPHRLPGRHTIQDTYLLPPTIRRAYEETVQALAADMPVLAGVGIRAIVESVCKDRGAQGINLEQRIDDLIAQGALTKAGAEILHSLRVMGNAAAHEVKPHSISALSIAMDVVEHTLNGLYIIPQRASALPK, from the coding sequence ATGCCCACACAGACACGCGAAGGTCCGAAAAGCGATGACCAGGGCAAGGAGGTCCGACTATCGTGTTCGGCGTGCAACCGCGAGACGACCCACACCATCGTTCGCTCAGCGGAGTACGTCGGTAACTACGAGGACGGTGACTTCGGCGTGACGGGCTGGGACGAGTATCAGGTCGTCGAGTGCAAGGGCTGTCAAGCGATGAGCTTCCGGCATAGCAGCCGCGACACGGAAGACGCGAGCTACGACCCCTACACGCAGCAGGAGGTCCTGCACGAGCGCGTCGCGGTATACCCGCACCGCCTACCCGGGCGCCACACGATTCAGGACACGTATCTGCTTCCGCCAACGATCCGGCGCGCCTACGAGGAAACCGTGCAGGCCCTCGCTGCCGACATGCCGGTTCTTGCTGGCGTGGGGATTCGAGCAATCGTTGAGTCCGTTTGCAAGGACCGCGGTGCCCAGGGCATCAACCTCGAGCAGCGCATCGACGACCTCATCGCCCAAGGGGCGCTGACCAAGGCTGGGGCCGAAATCCTTCACAGCCTTCGGGTCATGGGCAATGCCGCTGCGCACGAAGTCAAGCCGCACTCCATCTCCGCCCTTTCGATCGCAATGGATGTCGTGGAGCACACGCTCAACGGGCTCTACATTATCCCGCAGCGCGCCTCAGCTCTACCGAAGTGA
- a CDS encoding type II toxin-antitoxin system RelE/ParE family toxin, giving the protein MEVGIRDKTLRQLYTDPTAQAPFPAPVIERFRRVVWLIQGAVDERDFRAFGKGLGFERLKGDRAHQHAFRLNDQFRLIVEITGEAPNKRIEVIEVVDYH; this is encoded by the coding sequence ATGGAGGTCGGCATCCGTGATAAGACGCTCAGACAGCTTTATACGGACCCCACGGCACAGGCGCCCTTTCCGGCTCCGGTCATCGAGAGGTTCCGTCGTGTTGTCTGGCTCATTCAGGGGGCAGTCGATGAACGGGATTTCCGCGCATTCGGAAAGGGACTTGGTTTTGAAAGACTGAAAGGAGATCGCGCACACCAACACGCATTCCGCCTTAATGACCAGTTTCGCCTAATTGTGGAAATTACGGGAGAAGCACCCAACAAACGAATTGAGGTGATTGAAGTTGTTGACTACCACTAA
- a CDS encoding helix-turn-helix domain-containing protein, with protein sequence MDDLIPAVAFPPGDYLLEILNDRGWSQIDFAEITGRAPKTVNEIIKGKSSITPSTAKEIAAATDTNPLLWLNLETAYRLHHAREEPSPRIARHARLRSKYPVRDMVLRHWIESSSDPVVLENQIKGFFGINDIDEEPRLMYAAKKTGYPEDVNGAQRAWLFRVKQLAMTMTLPKYSKKALRAAIPQLRELLSSPSGINRVPKILNDCGVRLVVVEHVPSSKIDGVCFWLGKNADSPVIGMSLRLDRIDNFWFVLRHEIEHVLNGDGREVAMIDSNTGEVTTTSVSPEELRANAAAANFCVPAVEMADFVMRHGRIVSEQHILNFASRMGVHPGLVAGQIQRRTANYRRFRRFLISVRPIIAPVAMTDGYGHTIRL encoded by the coding sequence ATGGACGATCTAATTCCTGCTGTTGCTTTCCCGCCGGGAGATTACTTGCTGGAAATCCTCAATGATCGCGGCTGGTCGCAGATCGACTTTGCCGAGATCACTGGTCGCGCCCCCAAGACGGTAAACGAGATCATCAAGGGCAAGTCGTCCATCACACCGTCGACCGCGAAGGAGATTGCCGCGGCCACGGATACCAATCCACTGTTGTGGCTGAATCTGGAAACGGCATACCGACTTCATCACGCGCGAGAGGAGCCATCGCCAAGGATCGCGCGACACGCTCGGCTTCGGAGCAAGTACCCTGTGCGTGATATGGTGTTGCGTCATTGGATCGAAAGTTCGTCGGATCCGGTCGTTCTTGAGAACCAGATCAAGGGCTTCTTCGGCATCAATGACATCGATGAAGAGCCCCGGCTGATGTATGCTGCGAAGAAGACAGGCTATCCAGAGGACGTCAATGGAGCGCAGCGAGCCTGGCTATTTCGGGTTAAGCAACTTGCGATGACGATGACGCTTCCGAAGTACTCGAAAAAAGCTCTTCGCGCCGCGATTCCTCAGCTTCGTGAGTTGCTGAGTTCGCCATCCGGCATAAATCGCGTTCCGAAAATATTGAATGATTGCGGTGTGCGGCTTGTAGTTGTCGAGCACGTGCCATCGTCAAAGATCGACGGTGTGTGTTTTTGGCTTGGGAAGAACGCGGACAGCCCTGTAATTGGAATGTCCCTGCGACTCGACCGAATCGACAACTTTTGGTTCGTCCTCCGGCACGAGATTGAACATGTCCTCAACGGAGATGGACGCGAGGTTGCTATGATCGATAGCAACACGGGTGAGGTTACAACCACTAGCGTCTCACCCGAGGAACTGAGAGCAAATGCAGCAGCAGCAAACTTTTGCGTTCCCGCCGTCGAAATGGCCGACTTCGTTATGCGGCACGGTCGGATTGTGAGCGAGCAGCATATCCTAAACTTCGCGAGCCGGATGGGCGTCCACCCTGGTCTTGTCGCGGGTCAAATCCAACGCCGAACAGCTAATTACCGACGGTTCAGGCGGTTCTTGATAAGCGTTCGTCCCATCATAGCGCCGGTCGCTATGACGGACGGATACGGCCATACGATTCGTCTTTAG
- a CDS encoding DNA methyltransferase, translating into MSRLTDLIAQAKAKDPQGGADLEREFKALSSRLPFGLNFERHRPEAVELPLRPIRKGDKVRVLPERGSTRKGDQRLWQIVRIATSGKRKVADLQLLDAAAPEAQSVPVEDLVVVAEFKDIIYPGLVSTGKVERGGDKPHHAVINAENYHALKALTWSHRGMVDAIYIDPPYNTGAKDWKYNNDYVEGDDLYRHSKWLAFMERRLLLAKELLNPADSVLIVTIDEKEFLRLGLLLEQLFPEARLQMVSSLINPKGQSRNDSFARTDEYVFFLFFGKAGPQQLVLPDDWRTGKAAASSELYWQQLRRRGLRGEVRREDRPGLFYPIYVKTDGSGVAEVGEPIPFEEVPQTHAPRGTVALWPTRADGSHGYWQVAPKRLRELITRGMVRAAKPEVGAIYYLKQGEVAKVQAGFYRVTGHRPDGSIITEASEGGSGYVPGTQWRISSHNAGEYGTNIVSALLPARRFPFPKSLYAVEDALRFFVAPKRDALVLDFFAGSGTTAHSIMRLNRQDGGRRRSISVTNNEVAADEQKALREHGLRPGDVDWERWGISEYINKPRIAAAITGRTAEGESVNGDYKFTDEFPMAEGFEENAEFFTLTYESPVAVSHHIAFARIAPLLWMRSGSRGRRIEKIPDAGWDVADNYGLLTELDQATLFLKAVRKAGELRVAYIVTDDERRFQAIARRLPEAVEAVRLYESYLTNFAFANGSEV; encoded by the coding sequence GTGTCTCGACTTACTGACCTGATTGCCCAGGCAAAGGCCAAGGACCCGCAGGGGGGCGCGGACCTCGAACGAGAGTTCAAGGCGCTGTCGTCGCGCCTGCCATTCGGGTTGAATTTCGAGCGGCATCGACCGGAGGCAGTCGAGCTTCCGCTGCGTCCGATTCGGAAGGGCGACAAGGTCCGCGTGTTGCCCGAGCGCGGGTCCACTCGGAAGGGCGATCAGCGCCTGTGGCAGATAGTGAGGATCGCCACCAGTGGTAAGCGCAAGGTGGCCGATCTGCAGCTGCTTGATGCGGCGGCGCCGGAAGCGCAGTCAGTACCCGTGGAAGACCTCGTCGTTGTCGCCGAGTTTAAGGACATCATCTATCCCGGCTTGGTGAGTACCGGGAAGGTGGAGCGCGGCGGGGACAAGCCGCATCACGCGGTCATCAATGCCGAGAACTACCACGCGCTCAAGGCGTTGACGTGGTCGCATCGTGGCATGGTGGACGCGATCTACATCGATCCGCCGTACAACACGGGTGCGAAGGACTGGAAATACAACAACGATTACGTCGAGGGCGACGATCTCTATCGGCATAGCAAATGGCTGGCCTTCATGGAGCGGCGATTACTGCTCGCGAAGGAACTGCTTAACCCCGCGGATTCCGTGCTGATCGTCACCATTGACGAGAAAGAGTTTCTCCGGCTGGGGTTGCTGCTCGAGCAGCTGTTCCCAGAGGCCCGTCTACAGATGGTGAGTAGCCTTATCAACCCGAAAGGGCAGTCTCGAAATGACTCATTCGCTAGAACCGACGAGTACGTGTTCTTTCTCTTCTTTGGAAAGGCCGGCCCGCAGCAGCTTGTGCTGCCTGACGACTGGCGAACTGGCAAAGCGGCTGCTTCGTCGGAATTGTATTGGCAGCAACTCCGCCGCCGCGGCTTACGCGGAGAAGTGCGGAGAGAGGATCGACCGGGCCTGTTTTATCCGATATATGTGAAGACCGACGGGTCGGGCGTGGCCGAGGTGGGTGAACCAATACCCTTCGAGGAGGTCCCACAAACGCACGCACCGAGGGGAACAGTGGCCCTTTGGCCCACGCGTGCCGATGGGAGCCATGGGTACTGGCAAGTAGCACCTAAGCGGCTCCGTGAGCTGATCACGCGCGGGATGGTGCGAGCGGCGAAGCCAGAAGTCGGAGCCATCTACTATCTGAAGCAAGGTGAAGTAGCCAAGGTACAAGCTGGCTTCTATCGTGTTACCGGGCATCGTCCGGACGGCTCGATCATCACCGAAGCGAGCGAAGGTGGGAGCGGTTACGTACCTGGCACACAGTGGAGGATTTCCTCCCACAACGCGGGGGAATACGGCACAAACATCGTGAGCGCGCTACTCCCGGCGCGTCGTTTTCCGTTTCCGAAGTCCCTCTACGCCGTTGAAGACGCATTGCGTTTTTTCGTGGCGCCTAAGCGGGATGCGCTAGTGCTTGATTTCTTCGCTGGATCGGGAACAACCGCTCACTCAATAATGCGGCTGAATCGGCAAGACGGTGGCCGACGACGCAGCATTTCTGTGACGAACAACGAGGTTGCTGCCGATGAACAGAAAGCGCTCCGTGAACATGGCCTGCGCCCCGGAGACGTCGATTGGGAGAGGTGGGGCATTAGCGAATACATCAACAAGCCTCGGATAGCCGCCGCCATCACGGGGAGGACTGCAGAAGGGGAATCCGTAAACGGTGACTACAAGTTCACCGACGAGTTCCCGATGGCCGAGGGCTTCGAGGAGAATGCCGAGTTCTTCACGCTCACCTACGAGAGTCCCGTCGCCGTCAGCCACCACATTGCCTTCGCTCGCATCGCGCCGCTGTTGTGGATGCGATCCGGCAGCCGCGGGCGGCGCATCGAGAAAATTCCTGACGCCGGCTGGGACGTGGCGGATAACTACGGCTTGCTTACCGAGCTCGATCAGGCAACGCTATTCCTCAAGGCCGTGCGCAAAGCCGGCGAGCTGCGCGTCGCCTACATCGTCACCGACGACGAGCGGCGGTTCCAGGCGATCGCGCGCCGACTGCCCGAAGCGGTTGAGGCCGTGCGCCTCTACGAGTCCTACCTGACCAACTTCGCCTTCGCTAACGGCAGCGAAGTATGA
- a CDS encoding DEAD/DEAH box helicase family protein, protein MKVTLKDYQDDAVRDILASVRKARKRWHEDKERHAFSLTAPTGAGKTVMAAAVFEALFHGDDSYDFDADPGAVVIWFSDDPSLNEQTRFRLMASADRLRNTDMVVVDNSFHRPRFEAGKIYFLNTQKLGKKSLLVRGFDEGEDQDAFPEMRADTRAHTIWDTIRNTIEDPSLTLYLVLDEAHRGMGKRTKAAEAEKTTLVKRLINGEKGVPGIPVVLGISATVQRFTSAMEGAKGRTTLPGVEVDAARVQDSGLLKDTIVVDIPDEEGQFDTVLLRRATEKLRDSTTEWARYATEQESGESVVPLMVLQVPNTPNHNTVGQWLDVIFQAWPDLPEDCVAHVFGEHTTQTFGRHTVPYISPERVQDATWVRVLLAKDAISTGWDCPRAEVMVSFRPAKDPTHITQLLGRMVRTPLARRIPGNDRLNSVDCLLPFFDEETVRRVVDALMQGGGEVPPFGRVLINPVEMTPHPEADAAIWEKFTTLPSQTRPQLGAKPPKRLTALAHELAMDGLLPGAGQKAHAAMHKALDAFIETDPYGFRSKRESVSTVEGRTVVLHVREGETESRLFQTEADAAVFNDAYRRTARIISPDIARTYTEHRARQKPEAADDFEDALIEAREDIGALGLMQNVDVYFNTEATKLADAWLNKYRDKIKQLPDDRQEAYREIRALSREPQDVDLAQPVSRWEATAAREKDGSETKLPTYKNHLLCDEREMFPAELNKWEKAVLKEEMERDGFRFWYRNPGRPTQDSLGVAYADGDDTRIMRPDFLFFAEDSQGKIVVDIVDPHSIDWADALAKLQGLARYAAAHADVFRRVEAVAEVKGKLRVLDLTRADVRTAIEDAREVRALYEGALAKDYPD, encoded by the coding sequence ATGAAGGTCACCCTCAAGGACTACCAGGACGACGCGGTCCGCGACATCCTCGCCAGTGTGCGAAAGGCGCGCAAGCGGTGGCACGAGGACAAGGAACGCCACGCCTTCTCTCTCACCGCGCCAACAGGTGCGGGCAAAACCGTCATGGCGGCGGCGGTATTCGAAGCGCTCTTTCATGGCGACGACAGCTACGATTTCGACGCCGACCCTGGCGCGGTTGTCATCTGGTTCAGCGACGATCCGTCCCTGAACGAGCAGACTCGCTTTCGCCTGATGGCGTCGGCTGATCGGCTCCGTAACACAGACATGGTCGTTGTAGACAACAGCTTCCATCGCCCGCGCTTCGAGGCCGGGAAGATCTACTTCCTCAACACTCAGAAGCTCGGCAAAAAGAGTTTGCTCGTCCGCGGGTTCGATGAGGGCGAAGACCAGGATGCATTTCCCGAGATGCGTGCCGACACTCGCGCGCACACGATCTGGGATACCATCCGCAACACCATCGAGGACCCGTCGCTCACGCTCTATCTCGTGCTCGACGAGGCGCACCGTGGAATGGGCAAACGCACGAAGGCGGCGGAGGCGGAGAAGACGACGCTCGTGAAGCGGCTCATCAATGGCGAGAAGGGAGTGCCGGGTATTCCGGTGGTGCTCGGCATTTCCGCCACAGTCCAGCGGTTCACCAGCGCGATGGAGGGCGCAAAAGGACGCACTACTCTGCCCGGCGTAGAGGTGGACGCAGCGAGGGTACAGGACTCAGGGCTGCTGAAAGACACCATCGTCGTGGACATTCCTGACGAGGAAGGTCAGTTCGATACGGTATTGCTGCGCCGCGCCACGGAAAAACTCAGGGACTCCACCACCGAGTGGGCACGTTACGCTACGGAGCAGGAGAGCGGCGAGAGTGTCGTCCCATTGATGGTCCTTCAGGTGCCGAACACTCCGAATCACAACACCGTCGGGCAATGGCTCGATGTCATCTTCCAGGCGTGGCCGGATCTTCCTGAAGACTGCGTTGCGCACGTGTTCGGCGAGCACACCACCCAGACTTTCGGCAGGCACACCGTCCCGTACATCTCACCTGAGCGCGTACAGGACGCGACCTGGGTGCGCGTACTCCTCGCCAAGGACGCCATCAGCACCGGCTGGGATTGCCCGCGCGCCGAGGTGATGGTGTCGTTCCGGCCCGCTAAAGATCCCACCCACATCACCCAACTGCTGGGCCGCATGGTGCGTACACCTCTCGCGCGGCGCATTCCGGGCAACGACCGCCTCAACTCCGTGGACTGCCTGCTGCCATTCTTCGACGAGGAAACGGTTAGGAGAGTCGTAGATGCGTTGATGCAGGGCGGAGGCGAAGTCCCCCCGTTTGGACGCGTGCTGATCAATCCCGTCGAGATGACGCCCCACCCGGAGGCAGATGCAGCCATCTGGGAGAAGTTCACGACGTTGCCGTCGCAGACGCGCCCGCAGCTCGGCGCCAAGCCGCCGAAGCGCCTGACCGCGCTCGCGCACGAGCTGGCGATGGATGGCCTGTTGCCAGGCGCGGGTCAGAAGGCACATGCGGCGATGCATAAGGCTCTGGATGCGTTCATCGAAACTGATCCGTACGGCTTCAGGTCCAAACGAGAATCGGTTAGTACAGTCGAGGGGCGAACGGTTGTCCTTCACGTCAGAGAGGGTGAAACTGAGTCGCGGTTATTCCAGACGGAGGCGGATGCAGCCGTGTTCAACGACGCTTACCGCCGGACAGCGCGCATCATCAGCCCCGACATCGCCCGCACTTACACGGAGCACCGCGCGCGGCAGAAGCCAGAGGCGGCAGACGATTTCGAGGATGCGCTGATCGAGGCACGCGAGGACATCGGCGCCTTGGGCCTTATGCAGAACGTCGATGTGTACTTCAATACCGAGGCTACGAAGCTCGCCGACGCCTGGTTGAACAAGTACCGCGACAAAATAAAACAACTCCCTGACGACCGGCAGGAAGCTTATCGTGAGATCAGAGCGCTGAGCCGCGAGCCGCAGGATGTTGATCTCGCCCAGCCAGTGTCACGCTGGGAGGCTACCGCGGCACGCGAGAAGGATGGCAGCGAAACGAAGCTGCCGACTTACAAGAATCACCTCCTCTGCGACGAGCGGGAGATGTTTCCCGCCGAGCTGAACAAGTGGGAAAAGGCCGTCCTCAAGGAGGAGATGGAGCGCGACGGGTTCAGGTTCTGGTACCGTAATCCCGGTCGGCCCACGCAGGATTCACTGGGTGTCGCATACGCGGATGGTGACGACACGAGGATTATGCGGCCGGACTTCCTCTTCTTCGCCGAGGATTCGCAGGGCAAAATCGTGGTGGACATCGTGGATCCGCACAGCATCGATTGGGCGGACGCTCTGGCGAAGCTACAGGGACTGGCACGCTACGCCGCGGCGCATGCCGATGTATTCAGGCGGGTTGAAGCTGTCGCGGAAGTAAAGGGAAAGCTGCGTGTGCTCGATCTGACGCGGGCGGATGTTCGGACGGCGATCGAGGACGCGCGTGAAGTGCGCGCTCTCTACGAAGGGGCTTTGGCCAAGGACTACCCGGACTAG